One Malania oleifera isolate guangnan ecotype guangnan chromosome 9, ASM2987363v1, whole genome shotgun sequence DNA segment encodes these proteins:
- the LOC131164734 gene encoding early nodulin-like protein 8 translates to MAKSISPKLICALQFLLWLLLPQVISSYQYKVGDLDAWGIPTSANPRVYTFWTKNHLLKIGDSLLFLYPPSQDSVIQVTEQNFNACNITDPILYMNNGNSLFNITSAGDFYFTSGVPGHCFKSQKLHITVLSANGSASIPPSVLPATSPSYPTVFGSIPTQSSTSPPRWDVGFPLLVAAAVGYALWLL, encoded by the exons ATGGCCAAGTCCATCTCTCCGAAACTCATTTGTGCTCTGCAGTTCCTTCTATGGCTGCTGCTACCCCAGGTGATCTCCTCCTACCAGTACAAAGTCGGAGATTTAGATGCTTGGGGAATACCCACCTCTGCCAATCCTCGCGTCTACACCTTCTGGACCAAGAACCACCTCCTCAAGATCGGAGACTCACTCT TGTTCCTGTACCCACCAAGTCAAGATTCAGTGATTCAAGTCACGGAGCAGAACTTCAACGCCTGCAACATCACAGATCCGATTCTGTACATGAACAACGGCAACTCTCTGTTCAACATCACCTCTGCCGGCGACTTCTACTTCACCAGCGGAGTTCCCGGCCACTGCTTTAAGTCTCAGAAGCTCCACATTACCGTGCTCTCCGCAAATGGGTCTGCTTCAATACCCCCCTCTGTTTTGCCCGCAACTTCTCCTTCTTACCCCACCGTCTTCGGCTCCATCCCCACCCAGTCTTCTACTTCCCCGCCGCGGTGGGACGTCGGCTTCCCGCTCTTGGTCGCGGCTGCCGTCGGATATGCCTTGTGGCTGTTGTAA